A stretch of Episyrphus balteatus chromosome 2, idEpiBalt1.1, whole genome shotgun sequence DNA encodes these proteins:
- the LOC129909945 gene encoding choline transporter-like 1, which translates to MGCTESRDSEGNTRPKYRVCTDTFWLGLFIVFWLFLIVIAIFSFVYGNPIRIINGYDSFGNTCGLKTNEHFKDFPLSGMDTSNKPDLFFFDVKELRKSLKICVNHCPKRKIGNSSELYNYYKDENTQLCRYDFNMSILSQNLQSNKDYFNILGPCPTLPVIESSPVLHRCVPKGSVEYTKELYSLLNSWDIAQQFLGDIYSTWHYIAILCGFALILSIVLVIMMHWLTRIVSWLICILVVVASTALCAVLWYAYYNIKHKTDLKIHYSMLEEFIRNEQAVFILAILATITMVVLIIIVYYLKNKLAGLAALFEEAGVCMLELPGLLIAPLIAFVVLIAFLTFWIYVVMCIATANSPGSTMLDPNANVIHHNTTLEGGKSNSQDDYKSLLKVEYVEAKWIRSMFWIYIVGLIWTVEFIFACQQFALAAAVAFWYFNKPTDSPTCYAIGKLLKYHLGTVAKGSFIITLFKIPRLILTYLYTKLKKSEDKGSECAACCLKCCICGFWLLEKFIRFLNHNAYTVVAIESINFCPAAGIAWNAMATNVIQVATINSVGDFVLFLGKLVVAAVTALIGIILLKDRTDLNFYIAPVIIIAVFAFFIAHIILSLFEMVVDTLFLCVCEDKTINGRGGRWAQGNLAKLLGEEPVGPEEAPIQVVEMTPINKQPFSSMTPVPTL; encoded by the exons ATTGTAATAGCAATATTCTCATTTGTTTATGGCAATCCAATTCGTATCATCAATGGCTATGATTCGTTTGGTAATACATGTGGCCTCAAGACCAACGAACACTTCAAGGACTTCCCTTTATCCGGTATGGATACCTCCAACAAACCCGATTTGTTCTTTTTCGATGTCAAGGAATTACGCAAATCGTTAAAAATATGTGTTAATCATTGTCCCAAGAGGAAAATTGGCAATTCTAGTGAGCTGTACAATTATTACAAAGATGAAAATACTCAGTTGTGTCGATATGATTTTAATATGAGTATTCTGAGTCAGAATTTACAAAGCAATAAGGATTACTTTAATATTCTTGGACCATGTCCAACACTTCCGGTTATAGAAAG CTCTCCAGTTCTTCATAGATGTGTTCCTAAAGGTAGTGTTGAATACACAAAGGAACTTTATAGTCTTTTGAATTCATGGGATATTGCTCAACAATTTCTTGGGGATATCTACTCGACATGGCATTATATAGCTATATTATGTGGATTTGCATTGA TTCTTTCAATTGTTCTTGTTATCATGATGCATTGGCTAACTAGAATCGTATCATGGTTGATTTGTATCCTTGTGGTTGTTGCAAGTACAGCACTTTGTGCTGTTCTTTGGTACGCTTACTACAACATCAAACACAAGACAGATCTCAAGATCCATTATTCTATGCTGGAGGAGTTCATAAGAAACGAACAGGCtgtttttattttagctattCTCGCTACCATCACAATGGTGGTCCTAATTATAATTGTTTATTACTTGAAAAACAAACTTGCTGGACTTGCAGCTCTCTTTGAGGAAGCTGGAGTTTGTATGCTTGAGTTGCCTGGTTTATTGATTGCACCATTGATTGCATTCGTGGTGCTAAttgcatttttaacattttggaTTTATGTTGTAATGTGTATTGCAACGGCAAATTCACCTGGAAGCACAATGTTGGATCCAAATGCAAATGTCATACATCACAATACGACTCTGGAAGGTGGCAAAAGCAATTCCCAAGATGATTataaat caCTTCTCAAAGTTGAATATGTCGAAGCCAAATGGATTCGCAGCATGTTCTGGATCTATATTGTGGGACTTATATGGACAGTAGAATTCATATTCGCTTGTCAACAGTTTGCCTTAGCTGCAGCCGTGGCATTCTGGTACTTTAATAAGCCAACGGATTCACCAACCTGCTATGCAATTGGAAAACTATTGAAGTATCATTTGGGTACAGTGGCAAAAGGATCATTCATCATTAcactttttaaaattccaaGACTCATTTTAACTTATCTTTATACAAA ATTGAAAAAGTCCGAAGATAAGGGATCTGAATGTGCTGCATGCTGCCTAAAATGCTGCATCTGTGGTTTTTGGCTACTTGAGAAATTCATTAGGTTCCTTAATCACAATGCTTATACTGTTGTGGCAATTGAGTCTATTAATTTCTGTCCAGCTGCTGGAATT GCATGGAATGCAATGGCAACGAATGTCATTCAAGTTGCAACAATCAACAGCGTTGGAGACTTTGTGCTGTTCTTAGGCAAATTGGTTGTGGCTGCTGTGACAGCTCTTATTGGAATCATATTGCTCAAAGATCGTACTGATTTAAATTTCTATATTGCACCGGTTATTATTATTGCAGTGTTTGCATTCTTTATTGCACACATTATTTTGTCATTGTTTGAG ATGGTTGTGGACACTCTGTTCCTATGTGTTTGTGAAGATAAAACAATCAATGGCCGCGGTGGTCGTTGGGCACAAGGTAATCTCGCTAAACTATTGGGTGAAGAACCTGTTGGACCTGAGGAAGCTCCAATTCAAGTTGTTGAAATGACACCAATTAATAAGCAGCCATTCAGTTCGATGACGCCAGTTCCAACTTTATAG